Proteins found in one Buchnera aphidicola str. G002 (Myzus persicae) genomic segment:
- the rsmD gene encoding 16S rRNA (guanine(966)-N(2))-methyltransferase RsmD — protein MNNCFLKKNGRIYIIAGKLKGRKISFNNNQRLRPTTSRIRETLFEWLSKYIKNSRCLDCFAGSGALGLEAISRNAGFLTLLEIEKKTIFKLKKNIKELNISNLELIHTNTLHWLRKTGKPYDIIFIDPPYYQELIKKTVFLLENKKWIKKDSLIYIEKEKQQVLKMPKNWILYKKKVTSQIEYSLYIFDT, from the coding sequence ATGAACAATTGTTTTTTGAAAAAAAATGGTAGAATTTATATTATTGCTGGAAAATTAAAGGGAAGAAAAATATCTTTTAACAATAATCAGAGATTACGTCCTACTACGAGTCGTATAAGAGAAACACTATTTGAATGGTTATCAAAATATATTAAAAACTCACGGTGTCTAGATTGTTTTGCTGGTAGCGGAGCACTAGGATTAGAAGCTATATCTCGGAATGCTGGGTTTTTAACCCTATTAGAAATAGAAAAAAAAACAATCTTTAAACTAAAAAAAAATATTAAAGAATTAAATATATCTAATTTAGAACTAATACATACTAACACTTTGCATTGGTTAAGAAAAACTGGAAAACCATATGATATAATCTTTATTGATCCACCTTATTATCAAGAACTAATTAAAAAAACTGTGTTTTTGCTAGAAAATAAAAAATGGATTAAAAAAGATTCTTTAATTTATATAGAAAAAGAAAAGCAGCAAGTATTAAAAATGCCAAAAAATTGGATTTTATATAAAAAAAAAGTTACAAGTCAAATAGAATATTCTCTTTATATTTTTGATACATAA
- the dnaT gene encoding primosomal protein DnaT, with product MKILVSKNITLDLFCKNPIKILKEFDNKAIAVLQNDTTIFYAINPDFLKKIFDIEYNSVYTHSEKENINKKFSMHPKWTPDKDFIRQAALWGIILDKEVLESELACFISYWQAEGCFFYHIQWQQKLARSLQKSRSLTDQFSKKRRDITYIPTPDQTIPSGFRGK from the coding sequence ATGAAAATTCTTGTTTCTAAAAATATAACTCTTGATTTATTTTGTAAAAATCCCATTAAAATATTAAAAGAATTTGATAATAAAGCTATAGCAGTTTTACAAAATGATACTACTATATTTTATGCAATAAATCCTGATTTTTTAAAAAAAATATTTGATATAGAATATAATTCGGTCTATACACATTCAGAAAAAGAAAATATAAATAAGAAATTTTCAATGCATCCCAAATGGACTCCTGATAAAGATTTTATTCGTCAAGCAGCTTTATGGGGGATTATATTAGATAAAGAAGTATTAGAATCAGAACTAGCTTGCTTCATCTCTTACTGGCAAGCCGAAGGCTGTTTCTTTTACCATATACAATGGCAACAAAAACTTGCTAGAAGTTTACAAAAAAGTAGATCTCTTACTGATCAATTTTCAAAAAAAAGAAGAGATATTACCTATATTCCAACACCAGATCAAACTATACCCAGTGGATTTAGAGGTAAATAA
- the dnaC gene encoding DNA replication protein DnaC, with the protein MTFYTEFFKRLQRLMPNHIKPKFDSDEGLLAWNQEQGRLSSESILRENKAMKMQRVLGRSGIRELYMNCSFDNYKIEHDGQRKVLQASKRYAEEFHKNIASFIFSGKPGTGKNHLASAIGNYLILHGKSILIVTVADLMSNMKGTFSGTSNITEENLLHNLSSVDLLMIDEIGMQTESRYEKVIINQIVDRRSSSKRSTGMLSNLDHKGMKTLLGERVIDRMRLGNSLWLTFEWDSYRQYVKGNEY; encoded by the coding sequence ATGACATTTTATACTGAATTTTTTAAACGACTTCAACGTCTTATGCCGAATCATATTAAACCAAAATTTGATAGTGACGAAGGTCTATTGGCTTGGAATCAAGAACAAGGTAGATTATCTTCTGAATCTATATTACGTGAAAATAAAGCAATGAAAATGCAACGTGTATTAGGAAGATCAGGAATACGAGAATTATATATGAATTGTTCATTTGACAATTATAAAATTGAACATGATGGTCAGAGAAAAGTACTCCAAGCATCAAAAAGATATGCAGAAGAATTTCATAAAAATATTGCAAGCTTTATCTTTTCAGGAAAACCAGGAACAGGTAAAAATCATTTAGCATCGGCTATAGGTAACTACTTAATTTTACATGGGAAAAGTATTCTAATTGTAACAGTAGCTGATTTAATGTCAAATATGAAAGGAACCTTCAGTGGTACTAGTAATATTACTGAAGAAAATTTATTACATAATCTAAGCAGTGTTGATTTATTAATGATTGATGAAATTGGTATGCAAACTGAATCCCGTTATGAGAAAGTAATTATTAATCAAATTGTTGATAGGCGGTCATCATCTAAACGATCGACTGGAATGTTATCTAATTTAGATCATAAAGGAATGAAAACATTATTAGGAGAAAGAGTTATTGACAGAATGCGCTTAGGTAATAGTTTATGGTTAACTTTTGAATGGGATAGTTATAGACAATATGTAAAAGGTAATGAATATTAA